The Thermus oshimai DSM 12092 DNA segment CCTACACCGTAAACAAGACCTTCTCCGGTAGCGTCTCCGTATCCTTCAGCCGGTAACGGCCAAACCCCCCTAGCAAGCCCCCCTTGGGGGGGCTTAGACTTTTCCCATGACCCCAAGGCCCATAGAGGAAAGCCCAGAAAGCTTCCTGGAGCGGTTCTCCGCCCACCGGGAGGAGGTCTTCCTCTTCCCCGAGCCCTGGGGAAGCCCCTTGGTGGAGGCCAAAACCCCCGCGGGGGTGGTCTACGCCTTTGACCGGGGCCCCCCGCCCACCCCCACAGGCCCCCTCAAGGCCCTCCTCCACGGCGTGGCGGAGGCGGTGGGGCCCTTGGAGGGCGAGGCCTTCCTCCGCCGGGAAGGCCCCCGCTACCGCCTAGGGGGGGAGACTACCCCCTTGGGGGGAGGGTTCTACCTCCTGGAGGCGGGGGCCAAGGTGGTGGTCTACTGGGAAGGCCCTATGCCGAAAAGGGCCGAGGTCCTCCTAAGCCCCCCCCTCATGCTCTTCCGCTGATGCGCTGCTCCTGCGGCCAGAAGAACCCCCCCGAGGCCCGCTTCTGCATGGCCTGCGGCCAGGCCCTGGGGGTCACCCTGCCCCGGGAAAGGCGCTGGGTGAGCGTGGTCTTCTTTGACCTGGTGGGCTCCACAAGGGGGTTCCAGAAGGGCCTCCACCCCACCTATGAAGCGGTGCAGGAAACCCTCACCCGCGCGGCCCAGGCCGCCCGGGCCCACGGGGGCCACGTGCACGCCTTCCCAGGGGATGGGGTCCTGGTCCTCTTCGGCGCGCCCCGGGCGAGGGGCCTCGAGGCCCACCGCGCCCTGGAGGCCGCCCTGGCCATGGTCCGGAGAAGCCCCTGGCCCGCCCGGGCGGGGGTGGCCAGCGGGGAGGTGCTCTGGACCCCTTTGGGGGATGGCCTCGCCGGCCGGCCCACGGCGGTGGGGCCGGTGGTGGCCCTGGCGGAGCGGCTTTCCAAAGCCGCCCCCACGGGAAGCGTCCTAGCGGACCCCGCCACCTTGGACCTGGCCCCGGGGGCGAAGGCCCACCTCCTGGGCGAGGAGGCGCTTCCGGGCCTGGGGCCCTTTCCCCTTCTGCAAGTGGAAGGGGTGGGGCTCCAGCTCACCCCGGAGGAGGAGGCCCTCCTGGACGCCTTGGAAAGGGATCTTCGGACCCAGAGGCGGGCCCTCCTCACGGGGCCCCCGGGAAGCGGGAAAAGCTTCCTCCTGGAGGCCTTCCTGCGGAGAAAGGCCCCGGGGATGAGGCTCCCCGTAGCGGTCCTGGAGCGGATGGGGCCGGAAACCCCCTTGAGGGAAAGCCTGAAACGGGCCGCGGAGGAGCTTTTCGGGGAGGCGGAAGGGGCCCTGGAAGGCCTGGAAGGGGAGGAAAGGACCGCTTTGGCCTACAGCTTGGGGCTTGGAGAACGCCCCCCCTGGCCGCGGGAGGTCCTGGAGGAAAGGATCCTCCAGGCCTGGACCGCAAGCCTGGCCCGGCTCGGCCCTTTCCTTCTGGTCCTCAAGGACCTCCACCTTCCCGACCGCACCTTGGCCCGCTTTCTTGAGCGTCCTCCGGAAGGCCTTTTCCTCCTGGTGGAAAGCCGCAAGCCCCTATGGGCGCCCCACCTGGCCCTAAAACGGACCCGCCCGCCCCTTCCCTGGACCCTGCAGCCCGCCCTGGACGGCCTGCCCCACCGGGAGCGGAAGGCCCTTCTCGCCCTTGGGGTCCTGGGCCGGGCCACGCCAGCGCTTCTGGAGGAGCTGGTGGGGCCTTTTGACGGGCAGCGCCTCGAGGCCGAAGGCCTCATCCGAACCCAAGGGGCCTGGCTTCTGCCCCTCCCCGAGGTGGGGCAGGCGGCCCGGGGGTTGGTCCTGGAGGAAGAGGCCCATGGGTGGCGCCGGGAAGCGGCCCAGCGCCTATTGGCCCAAGGGGCCTACCTCCTCGCGGCCAGGCTCCTGGAGGAGGCCGGGGAGGGCGAAAAGGCGGCCCGGGTGTACCGGGCCCTGGCCCACGCCGCCTGGAACCGGGGGCACCCGGAGCGGGCCCTTTCCCTTTACGAACGGGCCCTAAGGGCGGCCCCAGAAGCCATGAGGCCCGCCCTGGAAAGGGAAAGGCAGGACGCCCGGGCCAGCCTCGGCCTGGGGGAAGGGGCCCGGGGGGGCCTTAGGGCCAAGGACCCCGCCCTCGAGGCCTACCGGAGGCTCCGCAAAGCCCCAAGCGCCCCGGAGCTTGCCAACCTCCTCCCCGCCCTAAAGCCCTACCCCCTGGAGGCCACCGAGGCCCGGCTTCTCCTGGCGGGCCTCCTCTGGCGGGGCTTCCAGCCCCAGCTCGCCCTGGCCCACCTCCCTCCCCCCCATCCCCACCTCCCCCCCGCCTTGAAAGCGGAGGTAGAGGCCCTCCGGGCGGGCCTCCTCATGGACCTGGGGCGGCACGAGGAAGCGGGAAAGATCCTGAAAGCCCCCCCGCCCCCGGAGGAACGGGAGGCCTGGGCCCGCTTCCAAGCCACCCGCCTTAGGCTCCTCTTGGAGACGGGGAGGCTTCACGAGGCCCTGGCCCTGGGAGAGGCGGCCTACCGCCAAGCCCCCCACCCCTGGCTGGCCGCGGCCCTCCTGGCCGCCTCCACCTTAAGGGGCCGATTCCGAATAGACCTCCTGGAGGAAGCCCACACCCACCCCGACGGCCGGGCCCTGGCCGACCTGGCCCAGGCCCTGGACCGCTGGCGGAAGGGCCTAGACCCCAGGCCCCTCCTGAAGGAGGCCCTGAAGGCGGGGCGGACGCTCCCCAACCCCTACGTCTACCACCTGGCCCTCTCCACCTTAAGCCTCTACCTCTGGCCCCAAAGCCCGAGGAAGGCCAAGGCCCTCTCCCAGCACCTCCTCTACCACACCCACAAGACCGGCTTCGCGGTCCAGCTGGAGCTCGCCCGCCTCCTCAGGGCCCAGCTCCTCCTGGAGGAGGGGGAGGGGGTGGGGCACCTCCTGGGCTTCACCCCAAGCCTCCCCTTCCTTCAGGCCTGGCGGGCCTACCTCCTCCGGGCCTCCGGGGGCGGAGGGTGGGAGGAAAGGGTGGCCCCCAAGCTCCGGGGGTACGGTATCCTGGGGGAGTGGGTGCGCAGGCTTTGGGGTAGGGGGAAGCCCGTATGGACGTGGCCCAGGCGGTAGAGGCCATTAAGGCCCGCCTTTCCCTTCGGGAAGTGGTGGGGCGGTACGTGGCCCTGAAGCCCGCGGGCAAGGGCCGGTGGAAAGGGCTTTGCCCCTTCCACCAGGAGAAGACCCCCTCCTTCTACGTGGACGAGGACAAGGGCCTCTTCCACTGCTTCGGCTGCAAGGCGGGGGGGGACCTCTTCGCCTTTGTGGAGCGCATGGAGGGCCTGGACTTCCGGGGGGCCCTGGAACGCCTGGCGGAAGAGGCCGGGATTGCCCTCGCCCCCCTGGGGGGTGCGGGGCCCCGCAGGGAGCTTCTGGACCTCCTGAAGGCGGCCCAGGCCTACTTTCAGGAAAACCTCCAAACCCACCCCGAGGCCCTGGCCTACCTGAGGGCTCGAGGGCTTTCCGAGGAGAGCGTCGCCCGCTTCGGGCTGGGCTACGCCCCCCCCAAGGGGGACGGGCTCCTCACCTTCCTGGCCCAAAAGGGCTTCACCCCCGAGGAGGGGCTTAAGGCGGGGGTGCTGGCGGAAAAGGAGGGCCGGCCCTACGACCGCCTCAGGGGCCGCATCACCTTCCCCATCAAGGACGCCCTGGGGCGGATCGTGGCCTTTACGGGGAGGGCCCTTGGGGAGGAAACCCCCAAGTACCTGAACACCCCCGAAACCCCCCTTTTCCGCAAGCGGGAGGTCCTCTTCGCCTACCCCGAGGCCAAGGAGGCCATGCGGGAAAAGCGCAGGGCCATCGTGGTGGAAGGGCTTTTTGACGCCATCGCCCTGCACCAGATGGGCTTCCCCGAGACGGTGGCCGTCCTGGGCTCGGGGCTTTCCGAGGCCCAGGCG contains these protein-coding regions:
- a CDS encoding AAA family ATPase, whose product is MRCSCGQKNPPEARFCMACGQALGVTLPRERRWVSVVFFDLVGSTRGFQKGLHPTYEAVQETLTRAAQAARAHGGHVHAFPGDGVLVLFGAPRARGLEAHRALEAALAMVRRSPWPARAGVASGEVLWTPLGDGLAGRPTAVGPVVALAERLSKAAPTGSVLADPATLDLAPGAKAHLLGEEALPGLGPFPLLQVEGVGLQLTPEEEALLDALERDLRTQRRALLTGPPGSGKSFLLEAFLRRKAPGMRLPVAVLERMGPETPLRESLKRAAEELFGEAEGALEGLEGEERTALAYSLGLGERPPWPREVLEERILQAWTASLARLGPFLLVLKDLHLPDRTLARFLERPPEGLFLLVESRKPLWAPHLALKRTRPPLPWTLQPALDGLPHRERKALLALGVLGRATPALLEELVGPFDGQRLEAEGLIRTQGAWLLPLPEVGQAARGLVLEEEAHGWRREAAQRLLAQGAYLLAARLLEEAGEGEKAARVYRALAHAAWNRGHPERALSLYERALRAAPEAMRPALERERQDARASLGLGEGARGGLRAKDPALEAYRRLRKAPSAPELANLLPALKPYPLEATEARLLLAGLLWRGFQPQLALAHLPPPHPHLPPALKAEVEALRAGLLMDLGRHEEAGKILKAPPPPEEREAWARFQATRLRLLLETGRLHEALALGEAAYRQAPHPWLAAALLAASTLRGRFRIDLLEEAHTHPDGRALADLAQALDRWRKGLDPRPLLKEALKAGRTLPNPYVYHLALSTLSLYLWPQSPRKAKALSQHLLYHTHKTGFAVQLELARLLRAQLLLEEGEGVGHLLGFTPSLPFLQAWRAYLLRASGGGGWEERVAPKLRGYGILGEWVRRLWGRGKPVWTWPRR